The proteins below come from a single Halomicroarcula saliterrae genomic window:
- a CDS encoding TrkA C-terminal domain-containing protein, producing MTVATLSATPLQGLALQGGSTATTPLQVAAQVLVIGIGAATAAGLVALGYRWYVRERVPTGLGVLFGLSVVAVSLIPTGALGQVILGDDAVLGSQYVLRNLAAFALGALGSSVGIRVGDAVGTDLFAATGGRTVNADVSDIVQTVGRVTSVRLPSDIDDIVGYDPMPDKTKEGLAGKRFLFPRRLTKTELRERLVTRLKTDYGVGHVDVELDDDGDVTYIGVGSRAAGIGPTLPPATNAVAVRADPANATSAGDLVQVWDTDPFERVVTGELRGVADDVVTVAIDAADTPRLDPSEEYKLVTLPVQDRPDREFASLLRAADETMGTVTVPAGSELVGTPVGELGVTVAAITRPDGPPEPIPSRDRPLAAGDVVYAIATPEALRRVEAAAGRQREVTDETTDGGEPSDGDLVAEGGSDADAGASDEETPATGSEGAAGDSDAAEDTRS from the coding sequence ATGACCGTCGCGACGCTGTCGGCGACACCCCTCCAGGGGCTCGCACTGCAGGGCGGGTCGACCGCGACCACGCCGCTCCAGGTGGCGGCACAGGTCCTGGTAATCGGTATCGGCGCCGCGACGGCCGCCGGCCTCGTGGCGCTTGGCTACCGCTGGTACGTCCGCGAGCGCGTCCCGACGGGTCTCGGGGTGCTGTTCGGTCTCTCCGTCGTCGCCGTCAGCCTCATCCCGACCGGCGCACTCGGGCAGGTGATACTCGGCGACGACGCCGTCCTCGGCTCCCAGTACGTCCTGCGGAACCTCGCCGCCTTCGCGCTGGGCGCGCTCGGCTCCTCGGTGGGCATCCGGGTCGGCGACGCCGTCGGAACGGACCTCTTTGCCGCCACCGGCGGCCGCACTGTCAACGCGGACGTGAGCGACATCGTCCAGACCGTGGGCCGGGTGACGTCGGTGCGCCTGCCGTCTGATATCGACGACATCGTCGGCTACGACCCGATGCCCGACAAGACGAAGGAGGGGCTCGCCGGCAAGCGGTTCCTCTTCCCGCGTCGCCTGACCAAGACCGAGCTCCGCGAGCGGCTCGTCACCCGGCTCAAGACGGACTACGGCGTCGGCCACGTCGACGTCGAACTCGACGACGACGGCGACGTGACGTACATCGGCGTGGGCTCGCGGGCGGCCGGTATCGGCCCGACGCTCCCGCCGGCGACCAACGCCGTGGCCGTCCGCGCCGACCCGGCCAACGCCACGAGCGCCGGCGACCTCGTCCAGGTGTGGGACACCGACCCGTTCGAGCGGGTGGTGACCGGGGAGCTCCGCGGCGTCGCCGACGACGTGGTGACCGTGGCCATCGACGCCGCGGACACGCCGCGACTCGACCCGAGCGAGGAGTACAAACTGGTCACGCTCCCGGTGCAGGACCGGCCTGACCGGGAGTTCGCCTCCCTGCTCCGGGCCGCCGACGAGACGATGGGAACAGTGACCGTCCCCGCCGGGAGCGAACTCGTCGGGACCCCCGTCGGCGAGCTGGGTGTCACCGTCGCGGCCATCACGCGGCCCGACGGCCCGCCGGAACCGATTCCCTCCCGCGACCGACCGCTGGCGGCCGGCGACGTTGTCTACGCTATCGCCACGCCCGAGGCGCTCCGGCGCGTCGAGGCGGCCGCCGGCCGGCAGCGCGAGGTCACCGACGAGACGACCGACGGGGGCGAGCCCTCGGACGGCGACCTCGTGGCCGAGGGCGGGTCCGACGCCGACGCGGGGGCGAGCGACGAGGAGACGCCGGCGACCGGCAGCGAGGGCGCTGCCGGGGATTCCGACGCTGCCGAGGACACCCGGAGCTGA
- a CDS encoding CPBP family intramembrane glutamic endopeptidase, protein MPQNSHTPRSQPLWATVPESDRGSVRLLGAVVGIGVLQLLFYFGAVLHPWTKATISRPVYAATGGFVHPELVMNLAWLGLVLFVLRSESLTARDVGLRRAVVGPALWSVVLVWLGAQMLLVTATVVTTGRVPGFAVTPLFSDGVVVFVGLLVRELFGNSLYEEVLYRGLLTEQVRLHLGSLSGVGPSSALALALAGSQALFAFVHVPARLYQGATVPQTALSVAALFVVGLLFAVVYYRTGNLLLAVGVHTLSNFPVFVFGATAQWAVWLATLGLLLVWPRLSLSQTAARPATVQPGD, encoded by the coding sequence ATGCCACAGAACAGTCACACGCCACGTTCACAGCCGCTCTGGGCGACGGTCCCAGAGAGCGACCGCGGGTCTGTGCGCCTCCTCGGCGCGGTAGTCGGAATCGGCGTCCTCCAGCTGCTGTTCTACTTCGGAGCCGTGTTACACCCGTGGACGAAAGCGACGATCAGCAGACCAGTGTACGCCGCGACGGGCGGGTTCGTCCATCCGGAGCTCGTGATGAATCTCGCCTGGCTCGGGCTCGTCTTGTTCGTCCTCCGCAGTGAGTCACTAACCGCCCGGGACGTCGGACTGAGGCGAGCGGTCGTCGGTCCGGCGCTCTGGAGCGTGGTGCTCGTCTGGCTCGGGGCACAGATGCTGCTCGTGACAGCCACCGTCGTGACGACGGGACGAGTCCCGGGGTTCGCGGTCACACCACTGTTTTCCGACGGTGTGGTCGTCTTCGTCGGACTGCTCGTCAGAGAGCTCTTTGGGAACTCCCTCTACGAAGAGGTTCTGTACCGGGGCTTGCTCACAGAGCAGGTCCGACTCCACCTCGGTTCGCTGTCCGGGGTCGGGCCGTCGAGCGCGCTCGCGCTCGCACTCGCGGGCTCTCAGGCACTGTTCGCGTTCGTGCACGTCCCTGCCCGGTTGTATCAGGGCGCGACCGTCCCGCAGACGGCGCTGAGCGTCGCCGCGCTGTTCGTCGTTGGGCTGCTGTTTGCCGTCGTCTACTACCGGACTGGGAACCTCTTGCTCGCTGTCGGCGTTCACACGCTCAGCAATTTCCCGGTGTTCGTTTTCGGGGCCACAGCGCAGTGGGCCGTCTGGCTCGCGACGCTCGGACTCTTACTCGTCTGGCCGCGGCTGTCGCTGAGTCAGACGGCCGCTCGGCCCGCGACCGTACAGCCGGGCGACTAA
- the icd gene encoding isocitrate dehydrogenase (NADP(+)), translating to MGYDYDKVDVPDEGQQIEVTDDNELDVPENPIIPIIHGDGIGTDVGPAAQKVLEAAADATGRDISWMRVYAGSSAREMYDENLPDDTVEAIKEFNVAIKGPLTTPVGAGFRSLNVALRKTLDLYANVRPTYHLDGVPSPVKDPSAMDMVTFRENTEDVYAGIEWEAGTDEVEEVKAFVEEDMGYDSTIHDGPVGIGIKPITEYGTKRLVREAIDYAIEEERDSVTLVHKGNIMKFTEGAFRDWGYEVAEEEYGEDVITEDQLWEEYDGEAPEGTLVVNDRIADNMLQQLLTRTGEYDVIATMNLNGDYMSDAAGAQIGGLGIAPGANFGEARCLAEPVHGSAPKYAGENKVNPTAMILSGRLMLEYMGWKDAGQLVRDAVEETISSGQVTYDLERQIEGGEKLSTSEFAEAVVENIEELA from the coding sequence ATGGGCTACGACTACGACAAAGTGGATGTCCCGGACGAGGGACAGCAGATCGAAGTTACCGACGACAACGAGCTCGACGTTCCCGAGAACCCGATTATCCCCATCATCCACGGGGACGGCATCGGGACGGACGTCGGCCCGGCCGCCCAGAAGGTCCTCGAAGCGGCCGCCGACGCCACCGGTCGCGATATCTCCTGGATGCGCGTCTACGCCGGCTCCAGCGCCCGAGAGATGTACGACGAGAACCTGCCCGACGACACCGTCGAGGCCATCAAGGAGTTCAACGTCGCCATCAAGGGCCCGCTGACGACGCCCGTCGGCGCCGGCTTCCGCTCGCTGAACGTCGCGCTGCGGAAGACGCTCGACCTGTACGCGAACGTCCGACCGACCTACCACCTCGACGGCGTCCCGTCCCCGGTCAAGGACCCCAGCGCCATGGACATGGTCACCTTCCGGGAGAACACCGAGGACGTCTACGCCGGCATCGAGTGGGAGGCCGGCACCGACGAGGTCGAAGAGGTCAAGGCCTTCGTCGAGGAGGACATGGGCTACGATTCGACCATCCACGACGGCCCGGTCGGCATCGGTATCAAACCCATCACCGAGTACGGCACCAAGCGCCTCGTCCGCGAGGCCATCGACTACGCCATCGAGGAGGAGCGCGACTCGGTCACGCTCGTCCACAAGGGCAACATCATGAAGTTCACCGAGGGCGCCTTCCGCGACTGGGGCTACGAGGTCGCCGAAGAGGAGTACGGCGAGGACGTCATCACGGAGGACCAGCTGTGGGAGGAGTACGACGGCGAGGCCCCCGAGGGCACGCTGGTCGTCAACGACCGCATCGCCGACAACATGCTCCAGCAGCTCCTCACTCGCACGGGCGAGTACGACGTCATCGCGACGATGAACCTGAACGGGGACTACATGTCCGACGCCGCCGGCGCACAGATCGGCGGGCTCGGCATCGCCCCCGGCGCGAACTTCGGCGAGGCCCGCTGTCTGGCCGAACCGGTCCACGGCTCGGCCCCGAAATACGCCGGCGAGAACAAGGTCAACCCGACCGCGATGATCCTCTCCGGCCGCCTCATGCTCGAATACATGGGCTGGAAGGACGCCGGCCAGCTCGTTCGCGACGCCGTCGAGGAGACCATCTCCAGCGGGCAGGTCACCTACGACCTCGAACGACAGATCGAGGGCGGCGAGAAGCTCTCGACCTCCGAGTTCGCCGAGGCCGTGGTCGAGAACATCGAAGAGCTCGCGTAA
- a CDS encoding potassium channel family protein, protein MASLPVEILLGIYLGLLVGVIPALASWALGFAFKYFTGVTLPGFGVAVLAIALAGVSGGLLALADRSITTAPNAERVITAIILVGMVSLYAHSKGDQMGATFPKRLSLQGLRDKRLSADVVELVGGRDEVRIRVVGDVADMEGYPPLPESLRAEIRGGEWTFPVDLRIGELEARMEERLKTEFDLGDVAVSIDEQGRATVVAAPPFSGLSKRVGDGRHAVSVEALLPTGLARNDEVTVLTPDAEVRATVVSATTKRTEKPVETPEEPTVVDADAPPAPVRAPTTDGGEGRLTVAANRADVQALLRSESAKVVVEPRGTRREYELISLLRRAGNRFRKLSIAGEGALDGVSLREARVRDTYGVAVLAVRKQGGWRLAPQGDTELAAGEAVYAVGTTDALDAFAEAVA, encoded by the coding sequence ATGGCTTCGCTCCCGGTCGAGATTCTCCTCGGTATCTATCTGGGACTGCTGGTGGGCGTCATCCCGGCGCTCGCCTCGTGGGCCCTCGGATTTGCGTTCAAGTACTTCACCGGGGTGACCCTCCCCGGCTTCGGTGTCGCCGTGCTGGCCATCGCGCTGGCCGGCGTCAGCGGCGGCCTGCTGGCGCTCGCGGACCGCTCTATCACGACGGCACCGAACGCGGAGCGGGTCATCACGGCCATCATCCTCGTCGGGATGGTGTCGCTGTACGCCCACAGCAAGGGCGACCAGATGGGCGCGACGTTCCCGAAACGGCTCTCCCTGCAGGGGCTTCGGGACAAGCGCCTGTCGGCGGACGTGGTAGAACTGGTCGGCGGGCGCGACGAGGTCCGCATCCGCGTGGTCGGCGACGTGGCCGACATGGAGGGGTACCCGCCGCTGCCCGAGTCGCTCCGGGCCGAGATTCGGGGCGGCGAGTGGACCTTCCCCGTGGACCTCCGCATCGGCGAACTCGAAGCGCGCATGGAGGAGCGCCTGAAGACCGAGTTCGACCTCGGGGACGTGGCAGTCAGCATCGACGAGCAGGGGCGGGCGACCGTCGTCGCCGCCCCGCCCTTCTCCGGGCTCTCGAAGCGGGTGGGCGACGGCCGCCACGCCGTCTCCGTCGAGGCGCTGCTCCCGACTGGGCTCGCGCGCAACGACGAGGTGACGGTGCTGACCCCGGACGCCGAAGTGCGGGCGACCGTGGTCAGCGCCACCACCAAGCGCACCGAGAAACCCGTCGAGACCCCGGAGGAGCCCACAGTGGTCGACGCCGACGCCCCGCCGGCACCGGTCCGGGCGCCGACGACCGACGGCGGCGAGGGGCGGCTGACCGTCGCTGCCAACCGCGCCGACGTACAGGCGCTGCTCCGGAGCGAGAGCGCGAAGGTCGTCGTCGAACCGCGGGGCACCCGCCGGGAGTACGAACTCATCTCGCTGTTGCGCCGGGCTGGGAACCGCTTCCGGAAGCTGAGCATCGCCGGCGAGGGCGCGCTCGACGGGGTCTCGCTCCGCGAGGCCCGCGTCCGGGACACCTACGGCGTGGCGGTGCTCGCCGTCCGCAAACAGGGCGGCTGGCGCCTCGCCCCGCAGGGCGACACCGAACTCGCCGCTGGCGAAGCGGTGTACGCGGTCGGGACCACGGACGCGCTCGACGCGTTCGCGGAGGCGGTGGCATGA
- a CDS encoding isoaspartyl peptidase/L-asparaginase has protein sequence MFVAVHGGAGSTPEEPADRQRSLAAAARTASDADTPLDAACEAVRPLERDPAFNAGVGGAVQSDGVVRPEAGVMTDRGNTGAAAGLTGVVHAVDVAHVVATATPHLLVAGDPAVELAAAHDIDTEGELLTEATRTRYDAADPPPLGSDDHLDWVRDHFGGTDTVGAVATDGDRLAAATSTAGRWFALAGRVGDVPQLGAGFFADDRGGASATGEGEAIARFGLARRAVELLDTFSPQQAADEAIAEFEAETGGRTGVLLLDHEGRVGREHNTAAMQTARAGPE, from the coding sequence ATGTTCGTCGCTGTCCACGGCGGTGCCGGGAGTACGCCAGAAGAGCCCGCGGACCGCCAGCGGTCGCTCGCAGCGGCCGCCCGAACCGCAAGCGACGCCGATACACCGCTCGACGCCGCGTGCGAAGCCGTCCGACCGCTGGAACGCGACCCCGCGTTCAACGCCGGCGTCGGCGGCGCGGTCCAGAGCGACGGCGTCGTCCGACCAGAGGCCGGCGTGATGACCGACCGGGGGAACACCGGTGCCGCGGCGGGGCTGACCGGTGTGGTCCACGCCGTCGACGTAGCCCACGTCGTCGCCACGGCGACGCCACACCTGCTCGTCGCCGGCGACCCGGCCGTCGAGCTGGCGGCCGCCCACGATATCGATACCGAGGGCGAGCTGCTGACCGAGGCGACGCGAACGCGTTACGACGCGGCGGACCCGCCCCCGCTCGGCAGCGACGACCACCTCGACTGGGTCCGCGACCACTTCGGCGGCACCGACACCGTCGGCGCGGTCGCGACCGACGGCGACCGGCTGGCGGCGGCCACCTCGACCGCGGGCCGCTGGTTCGCGCTCGCGGGCCGCGTCGGCGACGTGCCACAGCTCGGTGCCGGCTTCTTCGCCGACGACAGGGGCGGCGCCAGCGCGACCGGGGAGGGCGAGGCCATCGCCCGCTTCGGGCTGGCCCGGCGGGCGGTCGAACTGCTCGACACCTTCAGTCCGCAACAGGCCGCCGACGAGGCCATCGCCGAGTTCGAGGCCGAAACCGGGGGTCGGACCGGCGTTCTCCTGCTGGACCACGAGGGCCGCGTCGGGCGCGAGCACAACACCGCCGCGATGCAGACCGCGCGAGCCGGACCGGAGTGA
- a CDS encoding GNAT family N-acetyltransferase produces MTPTVRQARAEDRDDVVAFAEQVWRDRPDTVDYIPDVFTDWVESDGPDQRTVVAEVDGTAAGLCQALRLTGHEAWFQGMRVAPDYRGEGLGLAMVEHCFEWVRDRGATVGRNMVFSWNDAGLGQSVAAGFEPDTAFRFAHPAPDAGADPDTPVENDPAAAWSYWTASGARTHLSGLALDPDQPWALSELTRERLHRLADDETVFAVNGGGTSGMACRTGERDGPDGDRLAEYAVGAWEDRNTAAALFDAIRADAAALDVDGTRVLIPETPRHVAEAAAVRAELADWPDFVLSADLT; encoded by the coding sequence ATGACACCGACCGTCCGGCAGGCCCGCGCCGAGGACCGCGACGACGTCGTGGCGTTCGCCGAACAGGTCTGGCGCGACCGCCCGGACACCGTGGATTACATCCCCGACGTGTTCACCGACTGGGTCGAGAGCGACGGGCCGGACCAGCGCACCGTCGTCGCCGAGGTCGACGGGACGGCCGCGGGGCTCTGTCAGGCGCTCCGCCTCACCGGCCACGAGGCGTGGTTCCAGGGGATGCGCGTCGCCCCCGACTATCGGGGCGAGGGGCTCGGACTCGCCATGGTCGAGCACTGTTTCGAGTGGGTCCGCGACCGGGGTGCGACCGTCGGGCGGAACATGGTGTTCTCGTGGAACGACGCCGGGCTCGGGCAGTCGGTCGCCGCGGGGTTCGAGCCCGACACGGCGTTCCGGTTCGCCCATCCGGCCCCGGACGCGGGGGCCGACCCCGACACGCCCGTCGAGAACGACCCCGCCGCGGCCTGGAGTTACTGGACCGCGAGCGGGGCTCGGACGCACCTCTCCGGGCTGGCACTGGACCCCGACCAGCCGTGGGCCCTCTCCGAGCTGACCCGCGAGCGACTCCACCGGCTGGCCGACGACGAGACCGTCTTCGCGGTCAACGGAGGCGGGACGAGTGGGATGGCCTGTCGAACCGGCGAGCGAGATGGCCCCGACGGCGACCGACTCGCCGAGTACGCCGTCGGCGCGTGGGAGGACCGCAACACGGCCGCGGCGCTGTTCGACGCGATCCGGGCCGACGCGGCCGCGCTGGACGTCGACGGAACTCGGGTGCTGATTCCCGAGACCCCGCGCCACGTCGCGGAGGCGGCGGCGGTCCGGGCGGAGCTTGCCGACTGGCCCGATTTCGTCCTCTCGGCGGACCTGACCTAG
- the gatD gene encoding Glu-tRNA(Gln) amidotransferase subunit GatD, translating into MNAGDRVRVDRADQRYEGVLLPSSTPDHLVVKLDGGYNVGIDRDAASVDVLESDVYDVESAQDEASSSEIEFDDDLPTVSLISTGGTIASTVDYRTGAVTAQFDAEDVLRAVPDLAGMANYRGRVVANILSENMTPAVWQDLARAIHDEIEAGADGVVVMHGTDTMQFSASAMAFMLDTPVPIVFTGSQRSADRPSSDNVMNAVSAVEAATSDCAEVLVCMHENESDDRCALHRGTRVRKNHTSRRDAFETVGAKPLGVVDYDTDGDNAVSFRREHVPRGERELALHEDLATDVELVKFTPGMTTDVLEAAAEGADGLVIEGTGLGHVNTDWISVIDDLDIPVVMTSQCLEGRVCDRVYDTGRDLLDAGVIEGEDMLPGTAKVKLMWALANSEDAADTMAEPLAGEIQQRSTPWL; encoded by the coding sequence ATGAACGCAGGCGACCGGGTTCGCGTCGACCGCGCGGACCAGCGCTACGAGGGCGTCTTGCTCCCCTCCAGTACGCCCGACCACCTCGTGGTGAAACTCGACGGCGGTTACAACGTCGGTATCGACCGCGACGCGGCGAGCGTCGACGTGCTCGAATCGGACGTCTACGACGTCGAGAGCGCACAGGACGAGGCGTCCAGTTCGGAAATCGAGTTCGACGACGACCTCCCGACGGTGTCGCTCATCTCCACCGGCGGGACCATCGCCTCGACCGTGGACTACCGGACCGGCGCGGTCACGGCCCAGTTCGACGCCGAGGACGTGCTCCGGGCGGTGCCGGACCTGGCGGGCATGGCCAACTACCGCGGCCGCGTCGTCGCCAACATCCTCTCGGAGAACATGACACCGGCGGTGTGGCAGGACCTCGCCCGAGCCATCCACGACGAAATCGAGGCCGGCGCGGACGGCGTCGTCGTCATGCACGGCACCGACACGATGCAGTTCTCCGCCTCGGCGATGGCCTTCATGCTCGACACGCCGGTCCCCATCGTCTTCACGGGGAGCCAGCGCTCGGCCGACCGGCCGTCCTCGGACAACGTGATGAACGCGGTCTCGGCCGTCGAGGCCGCCACGAGCGACTGCGCGGAGGTGCTGGTCTGTATGCACGAAAACGAGTCCGACGACCGCTGTGCGCTCCACCGGGGCACCCGCGTCCGCAAGAACCACACCTCCCGACGGGACGCCTTCGAGACCGTCGGCGCGAAGCCGCTGGGGGTCGTCGACTACGACACCGACGGGGACAACGCCGTCAGTTTCCGCCGCGAACACGTGCCACGGGGCGAGCGCGAACTCGCCCTGCACGAGGACCTCGCGACCGACGTCGAGCTCGTCAAGTTCACGCCGGGCATGACCACCGACGTGCTCGAAGCCGCCGCCGAGGGGGCCGACGGGCTCGTCATCGAGGGGACCGGGCTGGGCCACGTCAACACCGACTGGATCTCGGTCATCGATGACCTGGATATCCCGGTCGTGATGACCAGTCAGTGTCTCGAAGGCCGTGTCTGTGACCGCGTCTACGACACCGGGCGGGACCTGCTCGACGCCGGCGTCATCGAGGGCGAGGACATGCTCCCCGGGACGGCCAAAGTCAAACTGATGTGGGCACTGGCGAACAGCGAGGACGCGGCGGACACGATGGCCGAGCCGCTAGCGGGCGAGATCCAGCAGCGGTCGACGCCGTGGCTCTGA
- a CDS encoding ubiquitin-like small modifier protein 1: protein MEWKLFAHLRDIAGDETVGVDVEAGATVEQALAALVEARPELHDELFEDGELADHIRLLVDGEDAFAAREGLETAVRGDTELALFPPVSGG from the coding sequence ATGGAGTGGAAGCTGTTCGCACACCTCCGGGACATCGCCGGCGACGAGACGGTCGGCGTCGACGTCGAGGCGGGCGCGACGGTCGAACAGGCGCTCGCGGCGCTGGTCGAGGCGCGTCCGGAGCTACACGACGAGCTGTTCGAGGACGGGGAGCTGGCCGACCACATCCGGCTGCTGGTCGACGGGGAGGACGCCTTCGCCGCGCGCGAGGGGTTGGAAACGGCAGTGAGGGGCGACACCGAACTCGCGCTCTTCCCGCCGGTCAGCGGCGGCTGA